In Coccidioides posadasii str. Silveira chromosome 4, complete sequence, one genomic interval encodes:
- a CDS encoding uncharacterized protein (EggNog:ENOG410PFGR~COG:S~BUSCO:8397at33183): MVKLGKSSKRTPVRLRHKIEKASTAKQRKQRKLAKKNPQWRSKLKKDPGIPNLFPYKDKVLHEIEERKRLKEEEAMRLREEVLPRRRGFGGVDSLPDAELAHVEELDRVHDLIDDEMEDGDDPGPMAALLASAKARAIEYAEQNGDEQFHKVDEDVDKTEDESGFGGDNILSVKPSSGPVLIETSRRAFDKMFKQVIEAADVVLYVLDARDPEGTRSKEVEREIMAADGGSKRLILILNKIDLVPPSILKGWLSHLRRSFPTLPLRASTGAPSSNSFDHKQMTVKATTEALLKALKSYVHSKQLKRSISAGVIGYPNVGKSSVINALVSRLNRGAASTCPVGAEAGITTSLREIKIDNKLKLIDSPGIVFPNSDKRKPLDKKLNEEARLILLNAIPPKQISDPIPAVALLLDRLSSSGLISKMLEFYSIPPLFPLNGEKTNDFLVQVARKRGRLGKGGVPNINSAAMTVITDWRDGRIQGWLEPPMLQVASSTDCSSTSIGLDTKKIVSEWSKEFKMEGLWGNEDYQGDEMME; the protein is encoded by the exons ATGGTGAAGCTTG gCAAGAGCTCAAAGAGGACTCCTGTCCGTCTGCGTCACAAGATTGAAAAGGCCAGCACAGCTAAACAGAGGAAGCAACGGAAATTAGCGAAAAAA AATCCACAGTGGCGCTCCAAATTGAAAAAGGATCCTGGCATTCCAAACTTATTCCCATATAAAGACAAGGTTCTCCATGAAATTGAAGAGCGGAAAAGGttgaaggaagaagaagccaTGCGATTGCGCGAGGAGGTGCTCCCTCGGCGTCGAGGATTCGGTGGCGTTGATTCATTGCCCGATGCCGAATTAGCTCATGTCGAAGAATTAGACAGGGTCCATGATCTAATAGATGACGAGATGGAAGATGGAGATGACCCCGGTCCTATGGCTGCTTTATTAGCGTCGGCGAAAGCAAGAGCGATAGAGTACGCAGAACAAAATGGTGACGAACAATTCCATAAAGTGGATGAGGACGTCGACAAAACCGAAGATGAGAGCGGCTTCGGTGGCGACAATATTCTCTCAGTGAAGCCGTCTTCGGGTCCAGTCTTGATAGAAACCTCGAGACGGGCGTTCGATAAGATGTTTAAGCAAGTCATTGAAGCCGCCGACGTGGTATTATATGTTTTGGATGCGCGAGACCCTGAAGGCACGAGATCCAAGGAAGTAGAACGAGAAATTATGGCGGCAGACGGTGGATCGAAGCGGTTGATATTAATCTTGAACAAAATCGATTTGGTCCCCCCGTCGATATTAAAAGGCTGGCTCTCGCATCTTCGAAGATCCTTCCCAACCCTACCACTAAGGGCATCAACTGGAGCACCGAGTTCGAACAGTTTTGACCACAAGCAAATGACCGTGAAAGCGACAACCGAGGCTCTATTGAAAGCACTAAAGTCATATGTTCATAGTAAGCAGCTGAAGCGTTCAATATCAGCGGGAGTGATCGGCTATCCAAACGTTGGAAAATCGTCCGTCATCAACGCACTGGTCTCACGCCTAAACCGGGGTGCTGCTTCAACATGTCCGGTTGGGGCAGAAGCCGGTATTACTACAAGCTTAAGAGagatcaaaattgacaacaaaTTAAAGCTTATTGATTCTCCCGGGATCGTCTTCCCAAACTCTGATAAAAGGAAACCATTAGATAAGAAGCTTAACGAAGAAGCGCGCCTAATCCTCCTTAATGCAATCCCGCCAAAGCAAATATCCGATCCTATTCCTGCCGTTGCGCTTCTCCTGGATAGACTGTCCTCCTCCGGCCTCATCTCCAAAATGCTTGAGTTTTATAGTATACCACCTCTGTTCCCTCTTAACGGAGAGAAAACGAACGATTTCCTTGTCCAAGTTGCCAGAAAACGAGGACGGTTGGGCAAGGGGGGTGTGCCAAATATAAATAGTGCTGCGATGACTGTCATCACCGACTGGCGGGATGGCCGTATTCAGGGATGGCTAGAGCCGCCTATGTTACAGGTTGCTTCTTCCACTGATTGTTCGTCTACAAGCATTGGATTGGATACAAAAAAAATCGTGTCTGAGTGGTCCAAAGAGTTTAAGATGGAAGGTTTATGGGGAAATGAGGATTATCAAGGAGATGAAATGATGGAGTGA
- the PUF6 gene encoding pumilio domain member 6 (EggNog:ENOG410PGYR~COG:J~BUSCO:4277at33183) — MSGIKRAVQCTQDNARKRSKLKKLSPTPHGRQLNEAKQVKTQAVRKPFDSDTQSLSPKNSQSGAPGEEVQHQNGGTFIDGSNRPLIAPLKAASPGMRGQAMSNDINIKQKLLARQRKLAKPNSDLIVRTKKIWERLRLKSHVTREEREQLVTELYSIITGRVNEFVFKHDAVRVIQTALKYGTAKQRKAIAVELKGTYRELAESKYGKFLLAKLVVHGNSEIRNMIIPEFYGNVGKLMRHPEASWILDDIYRITATSLQRNMLLREWYGPEFALFKTDAAAQLTAQLSQILEETPEKRNPIMQHLFGSINQFIQKKTTGFTMLHDAMLQYFLNAKPGSAEATEFMELLKGDEDGSLVKNLAFTKSGSRLMCLVLAYSNAKDRKSFLRIYRGMISMLVEDVHARTIILVAYEVIDDTKLTAKLIFPELFGESLPEAERRDYLLRRVNDVSHRIPLLYLFGGEKLSWLLGSVDEEILEEVCRIRSWTSKKDPTVRRNELINAASLPMLHFIASTAESLVATSSGCRCITEVLFSAHGDKKPALKAVAATVRSKPENMGTPSAGRMLKALVQGGRYNAAHRCVDKAQDPLEFHALLYEHIQQGIMSWVTGPNPFVVVALVEASDFGRRGELIDTLRCHMQTLRALASKCPQVDGNNGFQGNSAAAKLLLNFINPDSTSVAEPVAENTP, encoded by the exons ATGTCTGGAATTAAGCGTGCAGTCCAATGCACCCAGGACAATGCCAGGAAAAGAAGCAAACTGAAAAAGCTGTCGCCAACACCCCACGGCAGACAGCTCAACGAAGCCAAGCAAGTGAAGACCCAAGCTGTGAGGAAACCTTTTGATTCCGATACCCAAAGCCTATCGCCGAAGAACTCTCAATCTGGGGCACCTGGGGAAGAAGTACAGCACCAAAATGGAGGGACATTTATTGACGGAAGCAATCGGCCTTTAATTGCGCCTTTAAAAGCGGCCTCCCCGGGTATGCGCGGTCAAG CAATGTCGAATGATATAAACATAAAGCAGAAGTTGCTTGCCCGGCAACGAAAACTAGCCAAACCAAACTCGGACTTGATTGTTAGGACGAAGAAAATATGGGAACGATTGCGCCTGAAATCACATGTCACTCGTGAAGAAAGGGAGCAATTAGTCACAGAGCTCTACAGTATTATCACTGGCCGTGTGAATGAATTTGTGTTCAAGCATGATGCTGTGAGAGTTATTCAGACTGCGCTGAAGTACGGCACCGCCAAGCAACGGAAAGCGATTGCTGTGGAATTAAAGGGAACCTATCGAGAATTAGCGGAAAGCAAGTACGGCAAATTTCTACTGGCCAAACTTGTTGTGCATGGAAATTCAGAAATTAGAAACATGATCATACCAGAGTTCTATGGCAATGTTGGAAAATTAATGAGGCATCCAGAAGCATCTTGGATTCTGGATGATATCTACCGGATAACGGCGACATCCCTACAGAGGAATATGCTTCTACGCGAATGGTACGGCCCTGAATTCGCCTTATTCAAGACCGATGCTGCTGCTCAACTGACCGCACAACTGTCGCAAATATTGGAGGAAACTcctgaaaaaagaaatcccATTATGCAGCATCTGTTTGGGTCCATCAATCAGTTCATTCAAAAGAAAACGACGGGTTTTACCATGCTCCACGATGCAATGCTCCAGTACTTCTTAAATGCGAAGCCTGGTAGCGCTGAGGCCACCGAATTCATGGAGCTTCTGAAAGGAGATGAAGATGGAAGCCTGGTAAAAAATCTGGCTTTTACCAAATCAGGGTCGAGGTTGATGTGTCTCGTCCTTGCGTACTCGAACGCTAAGGATAGAAAATCATTTCTGAGAATATATCGTGGTATGATTTCGATGCTAGTGGAGGACGTGCATGCCCGAACCATTATCCTTGTCGCCTATGAAGTGATTGATGATACGAAACTCACAGCCAAATTGATCTTTCCTGAACTATTTGGTGAGAGTCTTCCAGAAGCAGAGCGACGTGATTACTTACTCCGCCGAGTCAATGATGTATCCCATAGAATACCTTTACTTTACCTTTTTGGAGGGGAAAAATTGTCGTGGTTGCTCGGCAGCGTCGACGAAGAAATTCTCGAAGAAGTCTGCAGAATCAGGTCCTGGACATCAAAGAAAGACCCCACAGTCCGTCGAAACGAACTGATTAACGCAGCATCACTTCCTATGCTCCATTTTATCGCTTCGACTGCGGAATCACTTGTGGCTACAAGCTCTGGCTGCCGGTGTATTACAGAAGTGCTCTTTAGTGCTCATGGTGATAAGAAACCAGCTCTTAAGGCTGTTGCCGCGACCGTGCGATCAAAACCGGAAAACATGGGTACGCCAAGTGCTGGACGCATGTTAAAGGCTTTAGTACAAGGTGGTCGGTATAATGCCGCACACCGTTGCGTGGATAAGGCTCAGGATCCCTTAGAGTTTCATGCCCTGCTATATGAGCATATTCAACAAGGTATAATGTCGTGGGTAACAGGACCAAATCCGTTTGTTGTGGTCGCGTTGGTGGAAGCTAGCGATTTTGGTAGAAGAGGCGAACTCATCGATACGTTACGATGTCACATGCAAACACTCCGAGCACTGGCCTCCAAGTGCCCACAGGTGGACGGCAACAATGGGTTCCAAGGAAATAGTGCTGCGGCAAAGCTTCTGCTGAATTTCATTAACCCTGACTCGACATCAGTAGCTGAGCCTGTGGCAGAAAACACACCATAG
- the SIN4_1 gene encoding mediator complex subunit (EggNog:ENOG410PM24~COG:K~BUSCO:1279at33183), producing MDDSIDVDDLFGDPNSLELGLAAPTPTWKGLSQRFDELRLSGCCRKLAWSKLGAIAYISNDGQKVFLQNILCNADDGEWSLCDGRFRCKIAEAQSGHTFIHLCWHESGSDLAIVDSCGRVMIVSMSIALNAFAVSRSIVIDPDDDGNQPVGLMWLGVNRPVHAFNKASKTNGRWVYSRYVRRPLGPFHPLNKSALVCVTRSGHIRLLYQSQDPKWNEVHVDLQTVSCSDDILTHAALSASQGGSILMVTYSTQHRLFVYRVQIKWDAAPVDTTQQQPVGISVAQTPTIQITHIRTEIQRSVFQRADNDYERSPSARVMPILTHLDIVGIASDGSAGSYVEPYILAAFAIPVSALETQRQFNGTSSIVRWALESTGQSTHSSFDEIPPKRQTLNLTPKTELTRWDDVHFDKRVLSIDYFEAGSVVSLTFDDGSISFYDAKTMNAISDNEDLATISSMPQAGFNLPNIGCITCISFSPNGCLAVTLDEDSELHLHVMEHSFGIEHGMYNDEQFGAAVAALALAFSHACSNDSSSDDVMMIAARSLTPDTRKTFITEVYHALSVNADFTIEQDKLMNNPYIQKCFSMQAALGFNGQLEQRNLAAAIPWFTLQLRQISILFAYFLHFNKSGSDSECHEPDILRMVLGNVRWALDLAKYLIDDLFEIASSFDKHSGDQSDKKLESFSMLLVLSSIPRAFLKYICRGLRGIPSSFRSATNLSTESFGVYSNIVRLIEESPLRVDVYEKFLLSIDNVIKYTYQNAGFGSTDRSIPERDLLITASVPPVLQPAVVTILTNTMTLIRPDVDLLHLCTWDYSWLGIDDDKLTRLFRRRNEVDILKKTITQLGEPQAKSKQPKRRCARCCAVSEDATSPKSLASFRLLVKTVVLRTCICGGLWMVENLDTISRGPVSAWK from the exons ATGGATGACAGCATTGATGTGGACGATCTTTTTGGTGACCCCAATTCCTTGGAGTTGGGCCTTGCCGCCCCTACACCGACCTGGAAAGGTTTATCTCAAAGATTTGACGAGTTACGGCTTTCGGGATGCTGTCG GAAATTAGCCTGGTCAAAACTGGGTGCGATCGCGTATATCTCCAATGACGGCCAAAAGGTCTTCTTACAAAATATCCTTTGCAACGCAGATGATGGTGAATGGTCCTTATGTGATGGGAGGTTTCGCTGTAAAATAGCAGAAGCACAAAGTGGCCATACCTTTATTCACCTCTGCTGGCATGAATCAGGATCTGATCTTGCAATTGTGGATTCTTGTGGCCGAGTCATGATTGTGTCCATGTCCATTGCACTTAATGCGTTTGCTGTCTCACGCTCAATAGTCATTGACCCCGATGATGATGGTAACCAGCCAGTTGGTTTGATGTGGCTTGGTGTGAACCGGCCT GTGCATGCATTCAATAAAGCCTCCAAAACAAATGGTCGATGGGTATATTCTCGTTATGTCCGTCGCCCCCTAGGTCCATTTCATCCACTCAACAAATCCGCTTTGGTATGTGTGACTCGATCGGGTCATATTAGACTTCTATACCAAAGCCAGGACCCCAAGTGGAATGAAGTACACGTGGATCTGCAGACCGTTTCATGTTCCGACGATATCTTGACGCATGCTGCGCTTTCCGCTTCTCAAG GTGGGTCGATCTTAATGGTCACGTACTCTACGCAACATAGGCTTTTTGTATATCGTGTCCAGATCAAATGGGACGCCGCACCCGTTGATACAACACAGCAACAGCCAGTTGGTATTAGTGTGGCACAGACACCAACAATCCAAATAACTCATATTAGGACCGAAATTCAGAGAAGTGTGTTCCAAAGGGCTGACAATGATTATGAACGTTCGCCCTCTGCCAGGGTGATGCCTATTCTCACTCATCTTGACATTGTTGGGATAGCGTCAGATGGTTCGGCTGGGTCATATGTGGAACCGTACATCCTAGCGGCTTTTGCGATTCCCGTGTCTGCCTTGGAAACTCAGCGGCAATTCAACGGCACTTCTAGTATCGTTCGCTGGGCTCTTGAATCGACCGGCCAAAGTACCCACTCCTCTTTTGATGAAATACCCCCAAAAAGGCAGACACTTAACCTGACA CCCAAAACCGAACTCACTAGATGGGATGATGTACATTTTGATAAACGTGTGCTTTCAATTGATTATTTTGAAGCTGGGAGCGTTGTTTCCCTGACATTTGATGATGGCAGCATTTCATTTTATGACGCAAAAACCATGAATGCAATTAGTGATAATGAGGATCTTGCAACCATTTCAAGTATGCCTCAAGCAGGGTTCAACCTCCCCAATATTGGATGCA TAACTTGCATATCTTTTTCTCCCAATGGCTGCTTAGCCGTAACCCTTGATGAGGATTCTGAGCTTCACCTTCATGTTATGGAGCATTCATTCGGGATAGAACATGGGATGTATAATGATG AACAGTTTGGTGCTGCTGTAGCTGCTCTTGCTTTAGCATTTTCACATGCATGTAGCAATGACAGCAGCAGCGACGATGTGATGATGATTGCAGCCCGATCTCTCACTCCTG ATACTCGAAAAACATTTATCACTGAAGTCTATCATGCCTTATCTGTGAATGCTGACTTTACAATCGAGCAAGACAAGCTTATGAACAATCCATATATCCAAAAGTGCTTCAGTATGCAAGCTGCTCTTGGATTTAATGGGCAATTGGAACAGCGCAATCTTGCTGCAGCTATACCGTGGTTCACATTACAGCTGAGGCAAATTTCCATTCTCTTTGCGTATTTTCTTCACTTTAACAAAAGTGGCAGCGATTCGGAATGTCATGAGCCAG ATATATTACGAATGGTGCTCGGCAATGTGAGGTGGGCTCTTGATCTGGCGAAGTATCTTATTGACGACCTGTTTGAAATAGCTTCATCTTTTGACAAACATTCAGGTGACCAATCTG ACAAAAAATTAGAGTCGTTTTCGATGCTTCTCGTCCTTTCCAGCATCCCTCGTGCATTCCTCAAGTATATATGTCGCGGCCTTCGAGGGATACCGAGCAGTTTTCGAAGTGCTACGAACCTCAGTACTGAGTCCTTTGGCGTATATTCTAATATCGTAAGGCTCATCGAAGAATCGCCTTTGAGGGTGGATGTATACGAAAAATTTCTCTTGAGCATCGATAACGTGATCAAATACACCTATCAAAATGCTGGTTTTGGAAGCACTGACAGGTCTATCCCAGAGAGGGATTTACTCATCACTGCTAGTGTACCGCCGGTGCTGCAGCCAGCTGTTGTGACTATCCTGACAAATACTATGACTTTGATTCGACCAGATGTTGACCTATTGCATTTATGCACTTGGGACTACAGCTGGTTAGGGATCGATGATGACAAGTTAACAAGGCTATTCCGGCGGCGGAATGAAGTCGATATTCTCAAAAAAACAATAACCCAACTGGGGGAGCCACAAGCAAAGTCAAAGCAACCAAAGAGACGATGTGCAAGGTGTTGTGCGGTCTCCGAAGATGCAACATCCCCCAAGTCTTTAGCTTCTTTTCGCTTGCTTGTGAAAACAGTTGTTCTACGGACATGTATTTGCGGGGGGTTGTGGATGGTGGAAAATCTCGATACCATCAGCAGAGGGCCCGTATCCGCGTGGAAATAA
- the SIN4_1 gene encoding mediator complex subunit, variant 2 (SECRETED:SignalP(1-19)~EggNog:ENOG410PM24~COG:K~BUSCO:1279at33183): MTALMWTIFLVTPIPWSWALPPLHRPGKVYLKDLTSYGFRDAVAWSKLGAIAYISNDGQKVFLQNILCNADDGEWSLCDGRFRCKIAEAQSGHTFIHLCWHESGSDLAIVDSCGRVMIVSMSIALNAFAVSRSIVIDPDDDGNQPVGLMWLGVNRPVGAVHAFNKASKTNGRWVYSRYVRRPLGPFHPLNKSALVCVTRSGHIRLLYQSQDPKWNEVHVDLQTVSCSDDILTHAALSASQGGSILMVTYSTQHRLFVYRVQIKWDAAPVDTTQQQPVGISVAQTPTIQITHIRTEIQRSVFQRADNDYERSPSARVMPILTHLDIVGIASDGSAGSYVEPYILAAFAIPVSALETQRQFNGTSSIVRWALESTGQSTHSSFDEIPPKRQTLNLTPKTELTRWDDVHFDKRVLSIDYFEAGSVVSLTFDDGSISFYDAKTMNAISDNEDLATISSMPQAGFNLPNIGCITCISFSPNGCLAVTLDEDSELHLHVMEHSFGIEHGMYNDEQFGAAVAALALAFSHACSNDSSSDDVMMIAARSLTPDTRKTFITEVYHALSVNADFTIEQDKLMNNPYIQKCFSMQAALGFNGQLEQRNLAAAIPWFTLQLRQISILFAYFLHFNKSGSDSECHEPDILRMVLGNVRWALDLAKYLIDDLFEIASSFDKHSGDQSDKKLESFSMLLVLSSIPRAFLKYICRGLRGIPSSFRSATNLSTESFGVYSNIVRLIEESPLRVDVYEKFLLSIDNVIKYTYQNAGFGSTDRSIPERDLLITASVPPVLQPAVVTILTNTMTLIRPDVDLLHLCTWDYSWLGIDDDKLTRLFRRRNEVDILKKTITQLGEPQAKSKQPKRRCARCCAVSEDATSPKSLASFRLLVKTVVLRTCICGGLWMVENLDTISRGPVSAWK, encoded by the exons ATGACAGCATTGATGTGGACGATCTTTTTGGTGACCCCAATTCCTTGGAGTTGGGCCTTGCCGCCCCTACACCGACCTGGAAAGGTTTATCTCAAAGATTTGACGAGTTACGGCTTTCGGGATGCTGTCG CCTGGTCAAAACTGGGTGCGATCGCGTATATCTCCAATGACGGCCAAAAGGTCTTCTTACAAAATATCCTTTGCAACGCAGATGATGGTGAATGGTCCTTATGTGATGGGAGGTTTCGCTGTAAAATAGCAGAAGCACAAAGTGGCCATACCTTTATTCACCTCTGCTGGCATGAATCAGGATCTGATCTTGCAATTGTGGATTCTTGTGGCCGAGTCATGATTGTGTCCATGTCCATTGCACTTAATGCGTTTGCTGTCTCACGCTCAATAGTCATTGACCCCGATGATGATGGTAACCAGCCAGTTGGTTTGATGTGGCTTGGTGTGAACCGGCCTGTAGGTGCC GTGCATGCATTCAATAAAGCCTCCAAAACAAATGGTCGATGGGTATATTCTCGTTATGTCCGTCGCCCCCTAGGTCCATTTCATCCACTCAACAAATCCGCTTTGGTATGTGTGACTCGATCGGGTCATATTAGACTTCTATACCAAAGCCAGGACCCCAAGTGGAATGAAGTACACGTGGATCTGCAGACCGTTTCATGTTCCGACGATATCTTGACGCATGCTGCGCTTTCCGCTTCTCAAG GTGGGTCGATCTTAATGGTCACGTACTCTACGCAACATAGGCTTTTTGTATATCGTGTCCAGATCAAATGGGACGCCGCACCCGTTGATACAACACAGCAACAGCCAGTTGGTATTAGTGTGGCACAGACACCAACAATCCAAATAACTCATATTAGGACCGAAATTCAGAGAAGTGTGTTCCAAAGGGCTGACAATGATTATGAACGTTCGCCCTCTGCCAGGGTGATGCCTATTCTCACTCATCTTGACATTGTTGGGATAGCGTCAGATGGTTCGGCTGGGTCATATGTGGAACCGTACATCCTAGCGGCTTTTGCGATTCCCGTGTCTGCCTTGGAAACTCAGCGGCAATTCAACGGCACTTCTAGTATCGTTCGCTGGGCTCTTGAATCGACCGGCCAAAGTACCCACTCCTCTTTTGATGAAATACCCCCAAAAAGGCAGACACTTAACCTGACA CCCAAAACCGAACTCACTAGATGGGATGATGTACATTTTGATAAACGTGTGCTTTCAATTGATTATTTTGAAGCTGGGAGCGTTGTTTCCCTGACATTTGATGATGGCAGCATTTCATTTTATGACGCAAAAACCATGAATGCAATTAGTGATAATGAGGATCTTGCAACCATTTCAAGTATGCCTCAAGCAGGGTTCAACCTCCCCAATATTGGATGCA TAACTTGCATATCTTTTTCTCCCAATGGCTGCTTAGCCGTAACCCTTGATGAGGATTCTGAGCTTCACCTTCATGTTATGGAGCATTCATTCGGGATAGAACATGGGATGTATAATGATG AACAGTTTGGTGCTGCTGTAGCTGCTCTTGCTTTAGCATTTTCACATGCATGTAGCAATGACAGCAGCAGCGACGATGTGATGATGATTGCAGCCCGATCTCTCACTCCTG ATACTCGAAAAACATTTATCACTGAAGTCTATCATGCCTTATCTGTGAATGCTGACTTTACAATCGAGCAAGACAAGCTTATGAACAATCCATATATCCAAAAGTGCTTCAGTATGCAAGCTGCTCTTGGATTTAATGGGCAATTGGAACAGCGCAATCTTGCTGCAGCTATACCGTGGTTCACATTACAGCTGAGGCAAATTTCCATTCTCTTTGCGTATTTTCTTCACTTTAACAAAAGTGGCAGCGATTCGGAATGTCATGAGCCAG ATATATTACGAATGGTGCTCGGCAATGTGAGGTGGGCTCTTGATCTGGCGAAGTATCTTATTGACGACCTGTTTGAAATAGCTTCATCTTTTGACAAACATTCAGGTGACCAATCTG ACAAAAAATTAGAGTCGTTTTCGATGCTTCTCGTCCTTTCCAGCATCCCTCGTGCATTCCTCAAGTATATATGTCGCGGCCTTCGAGGGATACCGAGCAGTTTTCGAAGTGCTACGAACCTCAGTACTGAGTCCTTTGGCGTATATTCTAATATCGTAAGGCTCATCGAAGAATCGCCTTTGAGGGTGGATGTATACGAAAAATTTCTCTTGAGCATCGATAACGTGATCAAATACACCTATCAAAATGCTGGTTTTGGAAGCACTGACAGGTCTATCCCAGAGAGGGATTTACTCATCACTGCTAGTGTACCGCCGGTGCTGCAGCCAGCTGTTGTGACTATCCTGACAAATACTATGACTTTGATTCGACCAGATGTTGACCTATTGCATTTATGCACTTGGGACTACAGCTGGTTAGGGATCGATGATGACAAGTTAACAAGGCTATTCCGGCGGCGGAATGAAGTCGATATTCTCAAAAAAACAATAACCCAACTGGGGGAGCCACAAGCAAAGTCAAAGCAACCAAAGAGACGATGTGCAAGGTGTTGTGCGGTCTCCGAAGATGCAACATCCCCCAAGTCTTTAGCTTCTTTTCGCTTGCTTGTGAAAACAGTTGTTCTACGGACATGTATTTGCGGGGGGTTGTGGATGGTGGAAAATCTCGATACCATCAGCAGAGGGCCCGTATCCGCGTGGAAATAA
- the ATP10 gene encoding Mitochondrial ATPase complex subunit atp10 (BUSCO:451701at4751~EggNog:ENOG410PK0S~COG:O~BUSCO:10732at33183) encodes MRNRHTILLHKASALQRPCCSYQHRNLKLGQAPHCIPPNGSWRKQASTKSPGISEANNFQKDDAIGPKPLNRPLGLPYPPQVGQNTGVDSRTLRQRKAEFMNHEKHMERRIQLVMEFSKPYFREWTGLRYQEGKAFLSNQRIFKSDKALFFPNLFGRTLDRLNPLQHTTPVFRGKISIVSVFSSLWAEQQAASFVGIKQNPTLHQILQGSNELVQQVQINVEDNWLKALLIRSFTSRLRKKLPEAQHGKYFLVTKGFTDQLKEQIGIINGKVGYVYLLDEVCRIRWAGNSVATPPEMESLNNGLRRLVEEKRRNMSIGQ; translated from the exons ATGAGAAATCGTCACACTATCCTGCTTCATAAAGCATCAGCACTGCAAAGGCCGTGCTGCTCTTATCAACATCGGAATCTCAAACTCGGTCAAGCGCCTCATTGTATTCCCCCCAATGGATCCTGGCGGAAGCAGGCGAGTACTAAGTCACCCGGAATATCAGAGGCAAACAACTTTCAGAAGGATGATGCAATTGGGCCGAAACCACTCAATCGCCCTCTAGGGTTACCATACCCTCCTCAGGTTGGGCAAAACACAGGAGTTGATAGTCGAACGCTTCGCCAGCGCAAAGCTGAGTTTATGAATCACGAAAAGCACATGGAACGCCGCATTCAACT TGTGATGGAGTTTTCGAAACCGTATTTTCGTGAATGGACCGGATTGCGCTACCAAGAAGGAAAAGCTTTTCTATCAAACCAGCGTATCTTTAAAAGTGACAAAGCACTCTTCTTCCCAAACCTTTTTGGACGAACGCTAGATCGGTTGAATCCGTTACAGCATACCACCCCAGTATTTCGAGGGAAAATCTCTATTGTCAGTGTCTTCTCAAGTCTCTGGGCAGAACAGCAAGCTGCTTCTTTTGTTGGTATAAAGCAGAACCCAACGTTGCATCAGATACTTCAAGGGTCGAATGAACTTGTGCAGCAAGTACAAATCAATGTCGAGGATAATTGGTTAAAGGCTCTTCTTATCAGGAGCTTCACGTCAAGACTGCGAAAGAAATTACCTGAAGCACAACATGGCAAGTACTTTCTAGTGACGAAAGGGTTTACAGATCAATTGAAGGAGCAAATCGGGATCATAAACGGCAAGGTTGGATACGTATATCTTTTGGATGAAGTTTGCCGAATTAGGTGGGCCGGCAACAGCGTTGCCACTCCACCTGAGATGGAATCTCTTAATAATGGTCTGCGAAGACTGGTTGAAGAAAAGCGGAGGAACATGAGCATAGGTCAATGA
- a CDS encoding uncharacterized protein (BUSCO:414474at4751~EggNog:ENOG410PM03~COG:U~TransMembrane:1 (i209-226o)~BUSCO:13809at33183) has protein sequence MSSSTGNGWAQLRQQARSLETQTESLFHTYAQYASAAQIPAQPSEEEQRIEIQLKDLLERREYLISQLARLLDSESGLTASALKQNNLSRHRAVLQEHQHELRRLHNAISETRDRVNLLSNIRSDISAYRASNPPIAEADYMLEERAHLDNSHNMMDSVLSQAYAVNNNFVLQRETLASINRRIIGAASQVPGVNSLINQIGAKRRRDGLLLGIFIGICFLMLLYFR, from the exons ATGTCTTCATCAACCGGTAATGGGTGGGCCCAACTCCGCCAACAGGCTCGATCGCTTGAGACTCAG ACCGAGTCGTTATTCCATACCTATGCCCAGTACGCTTCCGCGGCTCAAATCCCCGCTCAGCCTTCGGAAGAAGAACAACGTATTGAAATTCAATTGAAAGATCTCCTTGAGCGT CGTGAATATCTCATCTCTCAACTGGCCCGACTCTTGGATTCGGAATCTGGCCTAACCGCTTCCGCCTTGAAACAAAATAATCTTTCCCGACACCGAGCAGTTCTTCAAGAGCATCAACATGAACTTAGACGCCTGCACAATGCTATCTCTGAAACTCGCGATCGTGTGAACTTGCTTTCTAATATTCGCTCAGATATTAGCGCATACCGCGCGTCAAATCCACCAATTGCGGAAGCTGATTATATGTTGGAAGAACGGGCACATCTGGATAATAGCCACAATATGATGGACAGTGTCCTTAGTCAGGCATATGCTGTTAACAATAATTTCGTCTTGCAGAGGGAAACCTTGGCGAGCATAAACCGCAGAATAATCGGTGCTGCGAGTCAAGTCCCTGGAGTGAATTCGCTGATAAACCAAATCGGAGCCAAAAGAAGGAGAGATGGGCTCCTTCTTGGTATCTTTATAGGTATTTGTTTTCTAATGTTGTTGTATTTTCGTTGA